One genomic segment of Novosphingobium sp. RL4 includes these proteins:
- a CDS encoding FecR family protein, whose product MVSTHDPRSREREAARDAAAAFVARMDGDAWSEADEAQLQAWLAEDPLRQGLLLQVQSQWYALTPAAVPEEESAPPAQDGEEAAPARPALLARRGLLAGIAASAAVAVTGVRWSSAPAVYETKLGEIRRLPLADGSVMTMNSGSELVVDMAGRSRDIELAQGEAWFEVAKDAKRPFVVAAGDVRVRAVGTAFSVRRRETGVEVLVTEGVVETWSAAPAGGPDLHMRLEAGDRATLSAHAVIDYEAGIPTSVDRSLAWRSGMIDLDGRSLYEAANEFNRYNARQIVIADPRIAREQFDGLFRINDPEGFAEAVKASLGITLDTSNPDLIRISLNSSD is encoded by the coding sequence ATGGTGAGCACGCACGATCCCCGATCCCGCGAGCGGGAGGCGGCGCGCGATGCCGCCGCCGCCTTCGTGGCGCGCATGGACGGCGATGCGTGGAGCGAAGCGGACGAGGCGCAGCTTCAGGCCTGGCTGGCCGAAGACCCGCTTCGCCAGGGACTGCTGCTGCAGGTGCAGTCCCAGTGGTATGCCCTCACGCCCGCCGCCGTGCCGGAAGAAGAATCTGCTCCGCCCGCACAGGACGGCGAGGAAGCCGCGCCTGCCCGCCCTGCGCTGCTGGCGCGGCGCGGGCTGCTGGCGGGCATCGCCGCCTCGGCCGCGGTTGCCGTGACCGGCGTGCGCTGGAGCAGCGCGCCTGCCGTCTACGAAACGAAGCTCGGCGAAATCCGCCGCCTGCCGCTGGCCGATGGTTCGGTCATGACGATGAATTCGGGCAGCGAGCTGGTCGTCGACATGGCCGGGCGCAGCCGGGACATAGAACTTGCGCAAGGGGAGGCCTGGTTCGAGGTCGCCAAGGACGCCAAACGGCCCTTCGTGGTGGCGGCGGGCGACGTGCGCGTGCGCGCGGTCGGCACCGCCTTCTCGGTACGGCGGCGCGAAACCGGTGTGGAAGTGCTCGTCACCGAGGGCGTGGTCGAAACCTGGAGCGCGGCCCCGGCGGGCGGGCCCGATCTGCACATGCGCCTTGAAGCGGGCGACCGCGCCACGCTCAGCGCCCATGCCGTGATCGACTATGAAGCGGGCATTCCCACCTCGGTCGACCGTTCGCTGGCCTGGCGCAGCGGCATGATCGATCTTGACGGGCGCTCGCTTTACGAAGCCGCGAACGAATTCAACCGTTACAACGCCCGCCAGATCGTGATCGCCGACCCGCGCATCGCCCGCGAACAGTTCGACGGCCTGTTCCGCATCAACGACCCGGAAGGCTTCGCCGAAGCCGTGAAGGCCAGCCTTGGGATAACGCTGGATACCAGCAATCCCGACCTCATCAGAATTTCTCTCAATTCTTCGGATTAA
- a CDS encoding TonB-dependent receptor — protein sequence MHKNKARNALFATTAIVCTIASPAQAAAQTREFVIEAQPAETAITQLGRQGDIQIIAARRLTHEIRTNAVRGEMTVDQALARLLAGTGLSARRTGPASYAIVAGSRMPAGNPARMTVATVPVALAPALSAEPRVALSASTDAAPAAEAMPTAEEIIVTGFRGSLQRAQDVKRQAINVTESIMAEDMAKMPDLNLSESIQRLPGVTISREGGEGRNITLRGFSPDFTRTTLNGMEVPASSDGLDSGGFTINAGRAFDFHVFASELFNRIDVQKTQRASIEEGGIAGTVDLYSAKPFDSPGFHVVASGQAGYNTVSRKVDPRATVMISDTFADDTIGVLLSASYSKRTVYQEGFSSVRWTSPFVNGDSWADTDPEVSGTPENCGAADSLDCLWAPRLPRADFFGNDQKRLGLGGSIQARPLDGLKLTFDALYSQLDNDRYSYNSMEWLLTHGSAGNYVGQTPLSFTIAPDGKQLVAAAFDDVTSWYESRHQTSTSKFTQFVFSGEYEASDNLTFDGMIGKARDSADRNELRFYARSIPHYYSYDYTGSRDVAVVDYGDYDPNDPENYINALTAANRLNKVVKDNFTTKANAKFQQGRFTALAGVAYSRRMVRYSEAQGALPSFEPQAYMTDFPIGHFGDGVVSGGLPTFAVVDFDAIAGSGLFNDGYTANVAAGWKVVEKTTGGYGEVMGDFDIGSMTLRLDAGLRYVRTDVESSAVIAGSPVEVKRHYDNLLPSFNAALNLTPELVARFAYARSMTRPGLASLNIASPVFEYTTRTVSNLGSPDLKPYLSDDFDLGLEWYFSKSGLFAVGLFQKNIIRSLKTSVIEQMVPQEYWAAIYADPRYDPSYNADPAQVPYTFYTAVNSSDGDKVKGVEVTLNLPFTFLPGVFSNFGIASNYTHVTAHDSTGLSPNSYNFTGYFDTGKLGLRVSVNKRDDYLLSEPGGNGHVQERKYGPTQVDLSAYYNLTERLSLNVQGINITNERERIYGTGDGTQYLTREFSRTGAQWFVGARYQF from the coding sequence ATGCACAAAAACAAAGCGCGTAATGCGCTGTTCGCGACTACGGCCATCGTCTGCACGATCGCATCCCCGGCGCAGGCCGCGGCGCAGACCAGAGAGTTCGTCATTGAAGCCCAGCCTGCCGAAACCGCCATTACCCAGCTTGGCCGGCAGGGAGACATCCAGATCATCGCCGCCCGCCGGCTGACCCACGAAATCCGCACCAATGCCGTGCGCGGCGAGATGACCGTAGACCAGGCGCTTGCTCGGCTGCTCGCGGGAACGGGGCTTTCGGCACGGCGCACTGGCCCGGCGTCCTACGCCATCGTTGCCGGCAGCCGAATGCCTGCCGGCAATCCCGCCCGCATGACCGTGGCGACCGTTCCAGTGGCTCTTGCACCCGCGCTTTCGGCCGAGCCGCGTGTCGCGCTCTCCGCCAGCACGGATGCCGCCCCCGCCGCCGAAGCCATGCCGACCGCCGAGGAAATCATCGTCACCGGCTTTCGCGGCAGCCTCCAGCGGGCCCAGGACGTCAAGCGCCAGGCGATCAACGTGACCGAGAGCATCATGGCCGAGGACATGGCCAAGATGCCCGACCTCAACCTCTCGGAATCGATCCAGCGCCTGCCTGGCGTGACCATCTCGCGCGAGGGCGGCGAAGGGCGCAACATCACCCTGCGCGGCTTCTCGCCGGACTTCACGCGCACCACGCTCAACGGCATGGAAGTGCCCGCCAGCAGCGACGGGCTCGATTCCGGCGGCTTCACGATCAACGCAGGCCGCGCGTTCGACTTCCACGTCTTCGCCTCCGAACTGTTCAACCGCATCGACGTGCAGAAGACCCAGCGCGCCTCGATCGAGGAAGGCGGCATCGCCGGCACGGTCGATCTCTATTCGGCAAAGCCGTTCGATTCCCCCGGCTTCCACGTCGTCGCCTCGGGCCAGGCCGGCTACAACACGGTCTCGCGGAAGGTCGATCCCCGCGCCACGGTCATGATCTCCGACACGTTCGCGGACGACACCATCGGCGTGCTGCTTTCTGCGAGCTATTCCAAGCGCACCGTCTATCAGGAGGGCTTTTCCAGCGTCCGCTGGACCTCGCCCTTCGTCAACGGCGATAGCTGGGCTGATACCGATCCCGAAGTCTCGGGCACCCCCGAGAACTGCGGCGCGGCGGATTCGCTCGACTGCCTCTGGGCCCCGCGCCTGCCTCGCGCCGACTTCTTCGGCAACGACCAGAAGCGGCTCGGCCTTGGCGGCTCGATCCAGGCCCGCCCGCTCGACGGGCTGAAGCTCACGTTCGACGCGCTCTATTCGCAGCTCGACAACGATCGCTACAGCTACAACTCGATGGAATGGCTGCTCACGCACGGGTCTGCGGGCAACTATGTCGGGCAGACCCCGCTTTCGTTCACGATTGCCCCCGATGGCAAGCAACTGGTCGCCGCCGCGTTCGATGACGTCACCTCATGGTACGAGAGCCGCCACCAGACCTCGACCTCGAAGTTCACCCAGTTCGTCTTCTCGGGCGAATACGAGGCGAGCGACAACCTCACCTTCGACGGCATGATCGGCAAGGCCCGCGACAGTGCCGACCGCAACGAACTGCGCTTCTACGCGCGTTCGATCCCGCACTACTATTCCTATGACTATACCGGCAGCCGCGACGTGGCGGTGGTGGACTATGGCGACTACGACCCCAACGATCCGGAAAACTACATCAACGCGCTGACCGCGGCCAACCGGCTGAACAAGGTGGTGAAGGACAATTTCACGACCAAGGCCAACGCGAAATTCCAGCAGGGCCGCTTCACCGCGCTGGCCGGCGTCGCCTACAGCCGCCGCATGGTGCGCTATTCCGAAGCGCAGGGCGCGCTGCCGAGCTTCGAGCCCCAGGCCTACATGACCGATTTCCCGATCGGCCACTTCGGCGACGGCGTGGTCTCGGGCGGGCTGCCCACCTTCGCCGTGGTCGATTTCGACGCCATCGCCGGCTCGGGCCTGTTCAACGACGGCTACACCGCCAATGTCGCGGCGGGCTGGAAGGTCGTGGAAAAGACCACGGGCGGTTATGGCGAGGTGATGGGCGATTTCGACATCGGTTCGATGACCCTGCGCCTCGATGCCGGGCTTCGCTATGTCCGCACCGACGTGGAATCCAGCGCGGTCATCGCCGGTTCGCCGGTGGAGGTGAAGCGCCATTACGACAACCTGCTGCCTTCGTTCAACGCCGCGCTCAACCTGACGCCCGAGCTCGTCGCCCGCTTCGCCTATGCCCGCTCTATGACCCGGCCCGGCCTTGCCTCACTCAACATCGCCAGCCCGGTGTTCGAATATACCACGCGCACGGTGAGCAACCTCGGCAGCCCCGACCTCAAGCCCTACCTGTCGGACGACTTCGACCTCGGCCTCGAATGGTACTTCAGCAAAAGCGGCCTGTTCGCGGTAGGGCTGTTCCAGAAGAACATCATCCGCTCTCTCAAGACCTCGGTGATCGAACAGATGGTGCCGCAGGAATACTGGGCAGCGATCTATGCCGACCCGCGCTACGATCCTTCCTACAACGCCGATCCCGCCCAGGTGCCCTACACTTTCTACACAGCGGTCAATTCCTCCGACGGGGACAAGGTGAAGGGCGTGGAAGTGACGCTGAACCTGCCGTTCACGTTCCTGCCGGGAGTCTTCTCCAACTTCGGCATCGCGTCGAACTACACCCATGTCACGGCGCACGATTCCACCGGGCTTTCGCCCAATTCCTACAACTTCACCGGCTATTTCGACACCGGCAAGCTGGGCCTGCGCGTCTCGGTCAACAAGCGCGACGACTATCTGCTGAGCGAACCGGGCGGCAACGGCCATGTGCAGGAGCGCAAGTACGGCCCGACGCAAGTCGATCTCTCGGCCTACTACAACCTGACCGAGCGGCTCAGCCTCAACGTGCAGGGTATCAACATCACCAACGAGCGCGAGCGGATCTACGGCACCGGAGACGGCACGCAGTATCTCACGCGCGAATTCTCCCGCACCGGCGCGCAGTGGTTCGTGGGCGCCAGATACCAGTTCTGA